From Dreissena polymorpha isolate Duluth1 chromosome 15, UMN_Dpol_1.0, whole genome shotgun sequence, a single genomic window includes:
- the LOC127860066 gene encoding uncharacterized protein LOC127860066 isoform X6, producing MDEVNKQWEAPVARINKNFATRRKTEAANRLRETNHCVHSEAQCDVNDLGNPENKILKKTREENKTHSFDAMFSLLGFTMRNVSSDGNCLFSAMVDQLRIRGVYEYTPRSLRTAAVNYLRQNPQLIQGRDAVDEWVTQAV from the exons ATGGACGAAGTGAACAAACAATGGG AGGCGCCGGTTGCACGAATCAACAAAAACTTTGCGACAAGACGAAAAACCGAAGCAGCAAACAGGCTGCGGGAAACAAACCACTGTG TACATTCCGAGGCTCAATGCGACGTAAACGATTTAGGCAACCCAGAAAACAAGATATTGAAAAAGACCCGtgaagaaaacaaaacacattcgTTTGATGCAATGTTTTCCCTCCTTGGATTCACTATGAGGAATGTCAGCTCGGATGGTAACTGTTTGTTCTCAGCGATGGTGGACCAGTTGAGGATTCGAGGAGTGTACGAGTATACACCACGTTCACTGCGCACAGCTGCAGTGAATTATCTTAGGCAGAATCCACAACTG ATACAGGGCCGGGACGCTGTCGACGAGTGGGTTACTCAAGCGGTGTAG
- the LOC127860066 gene encoding uncharacterized protein LOC127860066 isoform X4, whose product MDEVNKQWEAPVARINKNFATRRKTEAANRLRETNHCVHSEAQCDVNDLGNPENKILKKTREENKTHSFDAMFSLLGFTMRNVSSDGNCLFSAMVDQLRIRGVYEYTPRSLRTAAVNYLRQNPQLDDNTDIRNFIEGDLEDYFQKMNKDGEWGDHIVIHGLACFLKTPVTIYGCDEKGMIRPQPHIIAGKHTQNSTLYLGHIYGAHYISLRPQTWKEDLLKDHSDALCVGILGSNQETCSFKEDMFFIPLDTVVVDDFTSSEVHKRNQLKAVRQATGNTINLVPEKPENWMRCFNQEHFLHHLQMPSDMMESPRWIAFQTKMPSTERWLKRSRRYGWPHNRAIYDLLTGDGFFVVPEPKCSKYAWKYDFRLAEDILFAKAFSDYQKDSFKITKILLDETEVSQYLPYVCLKHAFYYQCQETPANVWKSDPMLCLRSLIGRFISNINDAYFPNFFDSTLNLMPNKLTSDERSLVNQRLLIVQKHTFVCLCNAFSTPATDFEDRWSRAFAAMFHRLVESMQSSDTERVLEECFIPTAVAGIQELVERERFSLAYERCTEAAEELNHVCRAELAVNYIVSLVVVPASCNVRHWLFAFYVAFVTGHYWFDEVNKDLDSVLLVDVFGEEPNGMLLDTFGKEVSIPTHFIEPERICQTTFALAKVLEQCDIDEAVIAKVELEALDYVIIQLAKRTSNVCVSDITIADKVRELCAEVRKRTNRKMMELAIIRKDISKLQEDINRINLICSKLREMNMQ is encoded by the exons ATGGACGAAGTGAACAAACAATGGG AGGCGCCGGTTGCACGAATCAACAAAAACTTTGCGACAAGACGAAAAACCGAAGCAGCAAACAGGCTGCGGGAAACAAACCACTGTG TACATTCCGAGGCTCAATGCGACGTAAACGATTTAGGCAACCCAGAAAACAAGATATTGAAAAAGACCCGtgaagaaaacaaaacacattcgTTTGATGCAATGTTTTCCCTCCTTGGATTCACTATGAGGAATGTCAGCTCGGATGGTAACTGTTTGTTCTCAGCGATGGTGGACCAGTTGAGGATTCGAGGAGTGTACGAGTATACACCACGTTCACTGCGCACAGCTGCAGTGAATTATCTTAGGCAGAATCCACAACTG GATGACAACACAGACATTAGGAACTTCATCGAAGGAGATTTAGAAGACTACTTTCAGAAGATGAATAAAGACGGAGAATGGGGGGACCACATTGTGATTCA TGGCTTGGCATGTTTCTTGAAGACCCCTGTCACAATCTACGGTTGCGATGAAAAGGGGATGATTAGACCGCAACCGCATATTATTGCAGGCAAACATACACAAAATTCTACATTGTACTTGGGCCATATTTACGGTGCTCATTACATTAGCCTCCGACCTCAGACTTGGAAGGAAGATCTTCTTAAAG ACCACTCTGATGCTCTTTGTGTCGGGATTCTAGGATCCAATCAGGAAACATGTTCTTTTAAAGAGGATATGTTTTTTATCCCACTTGATACAGTTGTGGTTGATGATTTCACATCTAGTGAAGTGCACAAGAGGAATCAACTAAAAGCCGTTAGACAAGCGACTGGTAATACCATAAACCTTGTACCTGAAAAGCCTGAAAATTGGATGAGATGTTTTAACCAAGAACACTTTCTGCATCATTTACAAATGCCGTCTGACATGATGGAGTCTCCTCGATGGATTGCATTCCAAACAAAAATGCCAAGTACCGAACGATGGCTCAAAAGAAGCCGCCGGTACGGTTGGCCACATAACAGGGCAATATATGATTTATTAACTGGGGATGGATTTTTCGTGGTCCCTGAGCCCAAATGTTCTAAATATGCCTGGAAATACGATTTTAGATTGGCAGAAGATATTCTCTTTGCGAAGGCGTTTTCAGATTATCAGAAAGATAGTTTCAAGATTACGAAAATCCTTTTGGACGAAACAGAAGTCAGTCAGTACTTACCGTACGTTTGTCTAAAGCACGCGTTCTATTATCAATGTCAAGAAACACCGGCTAATGTTTGGAAGTCAGATCCTATGCTCTGTCTACGGTCATTGATTGGTCGATTCATATCCAACATAAATGATGCATATTTCCCCAACTTTTTTGATAGCACGTTGAATTTGATGCCAAATAAGCTCACATCTGATGAACGAAGTCTAGTTAACCAACGACTGCTTATTGTACAAAAGCACACATTTGTCTGTCTATGTAATGCGTTCAGTACTCCAGCAACGGACTTTGAAGATAGATGGTCGAGAGCATTTGCCGCCATGTTCCATCGACTGGTAGAAAGCATGCAATCGAGCGATACTGAAAGAGTTCTCGAAGAATGCTTTATACCAACAGCTGTAGCCGGCATACAAGAGCTTGTGGAACGTGAAAGGTTTTCACTAGCATACGAACGATGCACTGAAGCTGCAGAGGAATTGAATCATGTTTGCAGGGCTGAGTTGGCTGTCAATTACATAGTTAGCCTGGTAGTTGTCCCTGCTTCTTGTAATGTGCGACATTGGTTGTTTGCATTCTACGTGGCCTTTGTCACGGGACACTATTGGTTCGATGAAGTAAATAAGGATTTAGACTCAGTTTTACTTGTTGATGTCTTTGGAGAAGAGCCTAACGGAATGTTATTAGATACATTTGGAAAAGAAGTAAGCATCCCGACACATTTTATTGAGCCAGAACGTATCTGTCAAACAACCTTTGCTTTGGCAAAGGTTCTGGAGCAATGTGACATTGATGAAGCTGTCATAGCCAAAGTAGAATTAGAAGCCCTGGATTACGTGATCATTCAGCTAGCAAAGCGCACATCAAATGTATGTGTCTCAGATATTACTATTGCTGATAAAGTCAGAGAACTTTGTGCGGAGGTGAGAAAACGAACAAATAGAAAAATGATGGAACTAGCTATCATCCGAAAGGATATAAGCAAATTACAGGAGGATATCAATAGAATTAATCTGATTTGCTCCAAACTGCGAGAAATGAAtatgcaataa
- the LOC127860066 gene encoding uncharacterized protein LOC127860066 isoform X3, with translation MDEVNKQWEAPVARINKNFATRRKTEAANRLRETNHCVHSEAQCDVNDLGNPENKILKKTREENKTHSFDAMFSLLGFTMRNVSSDGNCLFSAMVDQLRIRGVYEYTPRSLRTAAVNYLRQNPQLDDNTDIRNFIEGDLEDYFQKMNKDGEWGDHIVIHGLACFLKTPVTIYGCDEKGMIRPQPHIIAGKHTQNSTLYLGHIYGAHYISLRPQTWKEDLLKGIGGDVPDMYLSFAMMYCLKQQIIQPLVQQQIHRITNLYRLCNLSTDHSDALCVGILGSNQETCSFKEDMFFIPLDTVVVDDFTSSEVHKRNQLKAVRQATGNTINLVPEKPENWMRCFNQEHFLHHLQMPSDMMESPRWIAFQTKMPSTERWLKRSRRYGWPHNRAIYDLLTGDGFFVVPEPKCSKYAWKYDFRLAEDILFAKAFSDYQKDSFKITKILLDETEVSQYLPYVCLKHAFYYQCQETPANVWKSDPMLCLRSLIGRFISNINDAYFPNFFDSTLNLMPNKLTSDERSLVNQRLLIVQKHTFVCLCNAFSTPATDFEDRWSRAFAAMFHRLVESMQSSDTERVLEECFIPTAVAGIQELVERERFSLAYERCTEAAEELNHVCRAELAVNYIVSLVVVPASCNVRHWLFAFYVAFVTGHYWFDEVNKDLDSVLLVDVFGEEPNGMLLDTFGKEVSIPTHFIEPERICQTTFALAKVLEQCDIDEAVIAKVELEALDYVIIQLAKRTSNVCVSDITIADKVRELCAEVRKRTNRKMMELAIIRKDISKLQEDINRINLICSKLREMNMQ, from the exons ATGGACGAAGTGAACAAACAATGGG AGGCGCCGGTTGCACGAATCAACAAAAACTTTGCGACAAGACGAAAAACCGAAGCAGCAAACAGGCTGCGGGAAACAAACCACTGTG TACATTCCGAGGCTCAATGCGACGTAAACGATTTAGGCAACCCAGAAAACAAGATATTGAAAAAGACCCGtgaagaaaacaaaacacattcgTTTGATGCAATGTTTTCCCTCCTTGGATTCACTATGAGGAATGTCAGCTCGGATGGTAACTGTTTGTTCTCAGCGATGGTGGACCAGTTGAGGATTCGAGGAGTGTACGAGTATACACCACGTTCACTGCGCACAGCTGCAGTGAATTATCTTAGGCAGAATCCACAACTG GATGACAACACAGACATTAGGAACTTCATCGAAGGAGATTTAGAAGACTACTTTCAGAAGATGAATAAAGACGGAGAATGGGGGGACCACATTGTGATTCA TGGCTTGGCATGTTTCTTGAAGACCCCTGTCACAATCTACGGTTGCGATGAAAAGGGGATGATTAGACCGCAACCGCATATTATTGCAGGCAAACATACACAAAATTCTACATTGTACTTGGGCCATATTTACGGTGCTCATTACATTAGCCTCCGACCTCAGACTTGGAAGGAAGATCTTCTTAAAG GAATAGGTGGCGATGTCCCAGACATGTATTTGTCCTTCGCAATGATGTATTGCCTAAAACAGCAGATTATTCAGCCTCTTGTTCAACAACAAATTCATAGAATAACGAATCTCTACCGGTTATGTAATCTTTCTACAGACCACTCTGATGCTCTTTGTGTCGGGATTCTAGGATCCAATCAGGAAACATGTTCTTTTAAAGAGGATATGTTTTTTATCCCACTTGATACAGTTGTGGTTGATGATTTCACATCTAGTGAAGTGCACAAGAGGAATCAACTAAAAGCCGTTAGACAAGCGACTGGTAATACCATAAACCTTGTACCTGAAAAGCCTGAAAATTGGATGAGATGTTTTAACCAAGAACACTTTCTGCATCATTTACAAATGCCGTCTGACATGATGGAGTCTCCTCGATGGATTGCATTCCAAACAAAAATGCCAAGTACCGAACGATGGCTCAAAAGAAGCCGCCGGTACGGTTGGCCACATAACAGGGCAATATATGATTTATTAACTGGGGATGGATTTTTCGTGGTCCCTGAGCCCAAATGTTCTAAATATGCCTGGAAATACGATTTTAGATTGGCAGAAGATATTCTCTTTGCGAAGGCGTTTTCAGATTATCAGAAAGATAGTTTCAAGATTACGAAAATCCTTTTGGACGAAACAGAAGTCAGTCAGTACTTACCGTACGTTTGTCTAAAGCACGCGTTCTATTATCAATGTCAAGAAACACCGGCTAATGTTTGGAAGTCAGATCCTATGCTCTGTCTACGGTCATTGATTGGTCGATTCATATCCAACATAAATGATGCATATTTCCCCAACTTTTTTGATAGCACGTTGAATTTGATGCCAAATAAGCTCACATCTGATGAACGAAGTCTAGTTAACCAACGACTGCTTATTGTACAAAAGCACACATTTGTCTGTCTATGTAATGCGTTCAGTACTCCAGCAACGGACTTTGAAGATAGATGGTCGAGAGCATTTGCCGCCATGTTCCATCGACTGGTAGAAAGCATGCAATCGAGCGATACTGAAAGAGTTCTCGAAGAATGCTTTATACCAACAGCTGTAGCCGGCATACAAGAGCTTGTGGAACGTGAAAGGTTTTCACTAGCATACGAACGATGCACTGAAGCTGCAGAGGAATTGAATCATGTTTGCAGGGCTGAGTTGGCTGTCAATTACATAGTTAGCCTGGTAGTTGTCCCTGCTTCTTGTAATGTGCGACATTGGTTGTTTGCATTCTACGTGGCCTTTGTCACGGGACACTATTGGTTCGATGAAGTAAATAAGGATTTAGACTCAGTTTTACTTGTTGATGTCTTTGGAGAAGAGCCTAACGGAATGTTATTAGATACATTTGGAAAAGAAGTAAGCATCCCGACACATTTTATTGAGCCAGAACGTATCTGTCAAACAACCTTTGCTTTGGCAAAGGTTCTGGAGCAATGTGACATTGATGAAGCTGTCATAGCCAAAGTAGAATTAGAAGCCCTGGATTACGTGATCATTCAGCTAGCAAAGCGCACATCAAATGTATGTGTCTCAGATATTACTATTGCTGATAAAGTCAGAGAACTTTGTGCGGAGGTGAGAAAACGAACAAATAGAAAAATGATGGAACTAGCTATCATCCGAAAGGATATAAGCAAATTACAGGAGGATATCAATAGAATTAATCTGATTTGCTCCAAACTGCGAGAAATGAAtatgcaataa
- the LOC127860066 gene encoding uncharacterized protein LOC127860066 isoform X2 encodes MDEVNKQWEAPVARINKNFATRRKTEAANRLRETNHCVHSEAQCDVNDLGNPENKILKKTREENKTHSFDAMFSLLGFTMRNVSSDGNCLFSAMVDQLRIRGVYEYTPRSLRTAAVNYLRQNPQLDDNTDIRNFIEGDLEDYFQKMNKDGEWGDHIVIHGLACFLKTPVTIYGCDEKGMIRPQPHIIAGKHTQNSTLYLGHIYGAHYISLRPQTWKEDLLKVLGGRSDSCVISGRNSDPGVAGIGGDVPDMYLSFAMMYCLKQQIIQPLVQQQIHRITNLYRLCNLSTDHSDALCVGILGSNQETCSFKEDMFFIPLDTVVVDDFTSSEVHKRNQLKAVRQATGNTINLVPEKPENWMRCFNQEHFLHHLQMPSDMMESPRWIAFQTKMPSTERWLKRSRRYGWPHNRAIYDLLTGDGFFVVPEPKCSKYAWKYDFRLAEDILFAKAFSDYQKDSFKITKILLDETEVSQYLPYVCLKHAFYYQCQETPANVWKSDPMLCLRSLIGRFISNINDAYFPNFFDSTLNLMPNKLTSDERSLVNQRLLIVQKHTFVCLCNAFSTPATDFEDRWSRAFAAMFHRLVESMQSSDTERVLEECFIPTAVAGIQELVERERFSLAYERCTEAAEELNHVCRAELAVNYIVSLVVVPASCNVRHWLFAFYVAFVTGHYWFDEVNKDLDSVLLVDVFGEEPNGMLLDTFGKEVSIPTHFIEPERICQTTFALAKVLEQCDIDEAVIAKVELEALDYVIIQLAKRTSNVCVSDITIADKVRELCAEVRKRTNRKMMELAIIRKDISKLQEDINRINLICSKLREMNMQ; translated from the exons ATGGACGAAGTGAACAAACAATGGG AGGCGCCGGTTGCACGAATCAACAAAAACTTTGCGACAAGACGAAAAACCGAAGCAGCAAACAGGCTGCGGGAAACAAACCACTGTG TACATTCCGAGGCTCAATGCGACGTAAACGATTTAGGCAACCCAGAAAACAAGATATTGAAAAAGACCCGtgaagaaaacaaaacacattcgTTTGATGCAATGTTTTCCCTCCTTGGATTCACTATGAGGAATGTCAGCTCGGATGGTAACTGTTTGTTCTCAGCGATGGTGGACCAGTTGAGGATTCGAGGAGTGTACGAGTATACACCACGTTCACTGCGCACAGCTGCAGTGAATTATCTTAGGCAGAATCCACAACTG GATGACAACACAGACATTAGGAACTTCATCGAAGGAGATTTAGAAGACTACTTTCAGAAGATGAATAAAGACGGAGAATGGGGGGACCACATTGTGATTCA TGGCTTGGCATGTTTCTTGAAGACCCCTGTCACAATCTACGGTTGCGATGAAAAGGGGATGATTAGACCGCAACCGCATATTATTGCAGGCAAACATACACAAAATTCTACATTGTACTTGGGCCATATTTACGGTGCTCATTACATTAGCCTCCGACCTCAGACTTGGAAGGAAGATCTTCTTAAAG TTTTAGGAGGGCGTTCTGACTCGTGTGTTATTTCTGGACGCAATTCAGACCCAGGTGTCGCAG GAATAGGTGGCGATGTCCCAGACATGTATTTGTCCTTCGCAATGATGTATTGCCTAAAACAGCAGATTATTCAGCCTCTTGTTCAACAACAAATTCATAGAATAACGAATCTCTACCGGTTATGTAATCTTTCTACAGACCACTCTGATGCTCTTTGTGTCGGGATTCTAGGATCCAATCAGGAAACATGTTCTTTTAAAGAGGATATGTTTTTTATCCCACTTGATACAGTTGTGGTTGATGATTTCACATCTAGTGAAGTGCACAAGAGGAATCAACTAAAAGCCGTTAGACAAGCGACTGGTAATACCATAAACCTTGTACCTGAAAAGCCTGAAAATTGGATGAGATGTTTTAACCAAGAACACTTTCTGCATCATTTACAAATGCCGTCTGACATGATGGAGTCTCCTCGATGGATTGCATTCCAAACAAAAATGCCAAGTACCGAACGATGGCTCAAAAGAAGCCGCCGGTACGGTTGGCCACATAACAGGGCAATATATGATTTATTAACTGGGGATGGATTTTTCGTGGTCCCTGAGCCCAAATGTTCTAAATATGCCTGGAAATACGATTTTAGATTGGCAGAAGATATTCTCTTTGCGAAGGCGTTTTCAGATTATCAGAAAGATAGTTTCAAGATTACGAAAATCCTTTTGGACGAAACAGAAGTCAGTCAGTACTTACCGTACGTTTGTCTAAAGCACGCGTTCTATTATCAATGTCAAGAAACACCGGCTAATGTTTGGAAGTCAGATCCTATGCTCTGTCTACGGTCATTGATTGGTCGATTCATATCCAACATAAATGATGCATATTTCCCCAACTTTTTTGATAGCACGTTGAATTTGATGCCAAATAAGCTCACATCTGATGAACGAAGTCTAGTTAACCAACGACTGCTTATTGTACAAAAGCACACATTTGTCTGTCTATGTAATGCGTTCAGTACTCCAGCAACGGACTTTGAAGATAGATGGTCGAGAGCATTTGCCGCCATGTTCCATCGACTGGTAGAAAGCATGCAATCGAGCGATACTGAAAGAGTTCTCGAAGAATGCTTTATACCAACAGCTGTAGCCGGCATACAAGAGCTTGTGGAACGTGAAAGGTTTTCACTAGCATACGAACGATGCACTGAAGCTGCAGAGGAATTGAATCATGTTTGCAGGGCTGAGTTGGCTGTCAATTACATAGTTAGCCTGGTAGTTGTCCCTGCTTCTTGTAATGTGCGACATTGGTTGTTTGCATTCTACGTGGCCTTTGTCACGGGACACTATTGGTTCGATGAAGTAAATAAGGATTTAGACTCAGTTTTACTTGTTGATGTCTTTGGAGAAGAGCCTAACGGAATGTTATTAGATACATTTGGAAAAGAAGTAAGCATCCCGACACATTTTATTGAGCCAGAACGTATCTGTCAAACAACCTTTGCTTTGGCAAAGGTTCTGGAGCAATGTGACATTGATGAAGCTGTCATAGCCAAAGTAGAATTAGAAGCCCTGGATTACGTGATCATTCAGCTAGCAAAGCGCACATCAAATGTATGTGTCTCAGATATTACTATTGCTGATAAAGTCAGAGAACTTTGTGCGGAGGTGAGAAAACGAACAAATAGAAAAATGATGGAACTAGCTATCATCCGAAAGGATATAAGCAAATTACAGGAGGATATCAATAGAATTAATCTGATTTGCTCCAAACTGCGAGAAATGAAtatgcaataa
- the LOC127860066 gene encoding uncharacterized protein LOC127860066 isoform X5: protein MDEVNKQWEAPVARINKNFATRRKTEAANRLRETNHCVHSEAQCDVNDLGNPENKILKKTREENKTHSFDAMFSLLGFTMRNVSSDGNCLFSAMVDQLRIRGVYEYTPRSLRTAAVNYLRQNPQLWLGMFLEDPCHNLRLR from the exons ATGGACGAAGTGAACAAACAATGGG AGGCGCCGGTTGCACGAATCAACAAAAACTTTGCGACAAGACGAAAAACCGAAGCAGCAAACAGGCTGCGGGAAACAAACCACTGTG TACATTCCGAGGCTCAATGCGACGTAAACGATTTAGGCAACCCAGAAAACAAGATATTGAAAAAGACCCGtgaagaaaacaaaacacattcgTTTGATGCAATGTTTTCCCTCCTTGGATTCACTATGAGGAATGTCAGCTCGGATGGTAACTGTTTGTTCTCAGCGATGGTGGACCAGTTGAGGATTCGAGGAGTGTACGAGTATACACCACGTTCACTGCGCACAGCTGCAGTGAATTATCTTAGGCAGAATCCACAACTG TGGCTTGGCATGTTTCTTGAAGACCCCTGTCACAATCTACGGTTGCGATGA
- the LOC127860069 gene encoding uncharacterized protein LOC127860069: protein MTDRNVFLVVFRTPRGRLSETRGSSEGPVITELPDDYEVDNVKAVKGVNDSSNDSNDNIDTYTDVAANALVNDDNALNTNARAKPVENKQSGCAYTNLGAFEETAEKTNDQCTPKHEDGHTHFTLGFQFTTKDLPSNHPSNFIRSNDRDFKHVFTNEPTKHDTKELEIESPTGHESDLNDSSKPRVSANRNGTHLSTVSAYHPDYTHKPDASQDVAEAKKQNSWNATFSDNDHKNLSDRSQTEPFVFFGAGKPVTANDAHRIEAVTSKNGHSNQRENDEHIANCPKCFKQKYCQHKEIKEMRCCQGCCKLSIQCTSCKKKFSEEELLILTEKRSAKLNKNTIPRKSKRSFVESKEAPNKPSTKEKYPSTNSLDPQCLFDDLVASVGLNVRNVSADGNCMFTAVVDQLRIHGNFTYTPRMLRAAVVGFLRQNPQLDNDTHLQEFVEEPWEKYLDNMSQDGHWGDHVVIRGLANLLNTKIRIYRELYDGLNTTDTLPDNVKERSSRLEKDITKHEPIETDEATRVINLGHLFEMHYVSLRPQTWKEQLLKVLENECEGRDSTYPAGSANVFEVPTVHMSFALKYFARQKLTLPSLDMSTLRIEGQMHDCNVVHNEHHDVLYEYTSVTQRLSDMYNSVALLSPNDTFVISKSAPIPTEYRYYLQPVINTNTTVLLQPTEPTVWKRCLNDENFLRIMFPSRTPDDRLLTCMAFFCEMPEHMSSQWMTRKRPHSWQKCHMAQPIRQQT from the exons ATGACAGACCGGAATGTATTTCTAGTTGTCTTCCGCACACCACGTGGTCGGTTGTCTGAAACTCGCGGTTCATCTGAAGGTCCAGTCATAACCGAGTTACCAGATGATTACGAGGTGGACAACGTTAAAGCTGTTAAAGGCGTAAATGACTCTTCAAACGATTCTAATGATAACATTGATACTTATACTGACGTCGCAGCTAACGCTCTGGTCAATGATGATAATGCTTTGAATACGAATGCACGTGCAAAACCTGTAGAAAACAAGCAATCAGGATGTGCTTATACTAATTTGGGGGCTTTCGAAGAAACTGCTGAAAAAACGAACGATCAATGTACGCCTAAACATGAAGATGGACATACGCATTTCACCTTAGGATTTCAGTTTACAACCAAAGATTTGCCGTCTAATCATCCTTCCAATTTCATAAGAAGTAACGACCGAGATTTCAAACACGTCTTCACTAATGAACCAACGAAGCACGATACAAAAGAACTCGAAATCGAATCACCCACAGGCCATGAAAGCGATTTAAACGACAGCTCTAAACCACGTGTGTCCGCCAACAGGAATGGTACCCATCTTTCAACTGTATCCGCTTATCATCCAGACTACACGCATAAGCCCGATGCTTCCCAAGATGTGGCAGAAGCGAAGAAACAGAATTCATGGAATGCTACATTTAGTGACAACGATCACAAAAATCTTTCAGATCGTTCACAAACGGAGCCTTTTGTCTTTTTTGGTGCAGGTAAACCAGTTACAGCTAATGACGCCCACCGCATAGAGGCTGTTACGTCAAAGAACGGGCATTCCAACCAACGCGAAAATGACGAACATATAGCCAATTGTCCAAAGTGCTTTAAACAGAAATACTGTCAACATAAAGAAATTAAAGAAATGCGGTGTTGTCAAGGTTGTTGTAAGTTAAGTATCCAATGCACAAGTTGTAAGAAAAAGTTTTCAGAAGAAGAGCTCTTAATTTTAACAG AGAAGCGTTctgcaaaactaaacaaaaatacaatcccAAGGAAATCCAAACGTTCGTTTGTAGAATCCAAGGAGGCGCCGAATAAACCATCTACAAAAG AGAAATATCCTTCCACTAACAGTTTAGACCCGCAGTGTTTGTTCGATGATCTGGTTGCGTCTGTCGGCCTGAATGTGAGGAACGTCAGCGCGGACGGCAACTGCATGTTCACCGCTGTTGTGGATCAACTGCGTATCCATGGAAACTTCACATACACGCCCCGTATGCTACGTGCCGCTGTTGTTGGGTTCTTGCGACAGAATCCTCAATTG GACAACGACACACATCTACAGGAGTTCGTCGAAGAGCCTTGGGAGAAGTACTTGGACAATATGAGTCAGGACGGACACTGGGGAGACCACGTCGTAATACG CGGTCTTGCAAATCTCTTGAACACCAAAATACGAATTTATCGAGAGTTGTACGACGGTCTCAATACAACAGATACTTTACCTGACAACGTGAAAGAACGGAGTTCCAGACTTGAAAAAGATATCACAAAACATGAACCAATTGAGACAGATGAGGCTACCAGAGTAATTAATCTTGGTCACCTATTTGAAATGCACTATGTAAGCCTTCGACCGCAGACATGGAAGGAGCAATTATTAAAAG TTTTAGAAAACGAATGCGAGGGGCGTGATTCGACATATCCAGCTG gTAGCGCAAATGTATTTGAAGTTCCAACTGTACACATGTCTTTCGCCTTAAAATATTTTGCACGGCAGAAGTTGACTTTACCGTCATTGGATATGTCTACATTGCGCATAGAGGGACAGATGCACGATTGCAATGTGGTTCATAATGAGCACCATGATGTTCTTTATGAGTATACATCCGTAACACAAAGATTATCCGACATGTACAATAGCGTGGCGTTATTAAGTCCAAATGACACATTCGTAATAAGTAAGTCTGCGCCCATCCCAACTGAGTATAGATACTACTTACAGCCTGTAATAAATACAAACACCACGGTTTTGCTACAACCAACCGAACCCACAGTTTGGAAAAGATGCCTCAATGATGAGAATTTTCTACGAATAATGTTCCCGTCTAGAACTCCCGATGATCGACTACTGACCTGCATGGCATTCTTTTGCGAAATGCCAGAACACATGTCATCTCAGTGGATGACACGAAAAAGGCCACACAGTTGGCAGAAGTGTCATATGGCTCAGCCGATCCGACAGCAAACTTAG